One Candidatus Woesearchaeota archaeon genomic window, CCTTGGATCAGAGCTTTCTTCCATCCTTCTTTTTAGCCTCCTTGAAATCTCTTCTTCATCTGGACAAACACAATTTATTATATAAAAATCGCAAGGTTGCCTGGAGGCAACTTCGTAAATGAGGCCTCTTTTTTCAGCTTCAACGAAGGTAGAATCTATCAATACATGCAGTCCCTTTTCCAGGTCTATTTTTGCCCTTCTAGCAATCCATTCTATAGCTTTTTTCCTTTCTTGAGTCCCTCTTCTTGCTTCTTGACTGTTGCTTGATGTATCAAAATAATTA contains:
- a CDS encoding AAA family ATPase, with the translated sequence NYFDTSSNSQEARRGTQERKKAIEWIARRAKIDLEKGLHVLIDSTFVEAEKRGLIYEVASRQPCDFYIINCVCPDEEEISRRLKRRMEESSDPRDEAASPKIYDAVKKAHEPLGMDQLPQGLDIKVVKFDTNSERVSYPNLNVVNRQKIRTIFEHITDPDILNEYIGFVSSKN